ACGTCGGTCTGGCGGAACCACCGGCCCCAGCTCGGCTCCTGTCCCTGCGGCGCGCCGGCCGGCACGTCGCCGGGCAGGCCGGCGGTGACGGGATGGCGTCGGCCCAGCTCGGTCACGGTCGGCTTGAACGGCCGCTCGATCACCTCGCCCGTCGGCTCGCCGGGCAGCACGGCGCCCAGGGGCGTGCGGAACAGGCTCATGGCGGTGGAGAAGGTCGGTCCCCCCGCTTCGAGCAGGGCGCCGCCGTTCTCCACATAGCTCGCGATGTTGCTGAGATAGAGCTGGGGCAGCACGCCGCGCCGCCGGTAGCGGTCGAAGATGATCAGGTCGAACTCGTCCAGCTTGATCTCGAACAGTTCCCGGATCGGGAAGGCGATCAGCGACAGCTCGCGGATCGGCGTGCCGTCCTGCTTCTCCGGCGGGCGCAGGATCGTGAAATGGACCAGATCGACGCCGGGGTCCGCCTTCAGCAGGTTGCGCCAGGTCCGCTCCCCCGCGTGGGGCTCGCCCGACACCAGCAGCACCCGCAGCCGGTCGCGCACGCCGCTGATCACCACGGCGGCCCGGTTGTTGGCCAGGGTCAGTTCCTGGGGGGCGGCGGCCACCTCCATCTCCAGGACGTTCTGGCCGCCATGGTCCAGGGTGAACTCCAGCGGCACGTCGCGGCCGACCGGCACCCGGAACGGGCGCGGGGCGCCGCCGTCCTGGCGCACGTTGACGACGGCGTCGGGCGACTGGCTGCCCGGCATGTCCTCGACCCGCACGGTCACGGTGACTTCCTTGCCGACCAGGCCGAAGCTGGGCGCCCGGACCACGGCCAGCCGGCGGTCCGCCTCGTCGCGCTCTCCCGTCAGCAAGGTGTGGATCGGACCCAGGCCCTCCAGCCCCTTGCCGCCGCCCGGAACGTCGTGGACCTGGCCGTCGGTGATGAAGACGGCGCCGGCCATGCGCCGGCGGGGCAGGTCGGCCATGGCGTTGTCGAGCACCTCGAACAGCCGCGTCTCCTCGATCGCGCCGCCGACGCCGCCCTCGGCGCCGCCGGTGCGGACCACCCGCACCTCCAGGTCGGGGAAGCGCGACAGCCGCTCCTGGAGGTCGGCCAGCGCGCGTTCGGTGCGGGCGCGGCGCTCGCCGATGTTCTGGCTGGGCGATTCGTCCACCACCAGGACGGCGACGTCCCGGATCGGCTCCCGGTCCTCCTGGACCAGCGCCGGGTTCAGCAGCGCCACCGCCAGGGCCGCGAGGCCCAGCGTCCGCCACGCCGTGCCGCGGGCGCGCCGGAACGCCGCCACGGCGATGCCGGCCGCCGCCAGCACGAACAGCGGGATCAGCACCGCCCAGGGCAGCAGCGGGGAGAAGTCAATGGCGGTGCCGCCACCCATCATTGGCCGAGCCTTTCCAGTATGGCGGGCACATGGACCTGATCGGCCTTATAATTGCCGGTCAGGGCGTACATCATCAGGTTGACGCCGAAACGGTAGGCCATCTCGCGCTGGCGCTCGCCGCCCGGCACGACGGCGTTCAGCGGCCGGCCGGCCTCGTCCACCGCCCAGGCGCCGGCCCAGTCGGCGGAACCGATGATCACCGACGACACGCCGTCATTGTGCCGGCCCTCCTGGGCCTCGACCCAGACGTCGCCGCCGCCGAACCGGCCGGGGAAATCCTGGAGCAGGTAGAAGGCCTTGGTCAGCACGTGCTCGGGCGGGACCGGCGCCAGCGCCGGCACGTCCAGCCCGTCCACCAGCTGGCGCAGCCGCTGGGCGCCTGGCCCGCCGCCGGTCAGCGCGGAGCCCGGGCCGTACTGCCGGTCGCGGGTGTCGAACAGGATGGTGCCGCCGTTGCGCAGGAACTCGTTCAGCCGGAGCCGTGCCGAATCGCTGAGGTCGGGCTGCGACGGCGAGATCGCCCAGTAGATCAGCGGGAAGAAGGCGAGCTCGTCCTGCTCCAGGTTCACCGCCATGGCGCCGGCGGTCTCTACCGCGGTGCGGCGGTTCAGGATCTCGCTCAGCCCTTCCAGCCCGGCCCGGGTGGTGTCGTCCACCACCCGGTCGCCGGTCACCACATAGGCCAGGTAGGTCTCGCCGCTGGCCTTGACCGCGAACTCGTCCGACGCGCGCGCCGGCCCCGGCCCCGCGGCAAGCAGCCCCGCGGCCAGCAGGACCGCCGATGCGGCCGCCGCGGCGCGGCGCCGGCGGCCGAAACGGATGTTGCCGAGCAGCCCGCGCAGCACCAGCGCCACGAACAGGTCGATGATCGCCAGCGCCATCGCGGCTCCCAGCAGCCAGGGTTTCAGGTCGATCTCGCCGCGCGCCGCATAGGTGCCCTGGGCGACGCCGGCGGGCAGCCGGCGCAGGGGTTCGACCGCGGTCACCAGCGAGGTCAGGTTGAGCGCCCGGCGCGCCTCCTCCGTGCCGTAGAAGCCGGGCGGATGCCGGGGACCCAGGGTTTCGGGCCGGAACGCGTCGCCGGCGATCGGGAACACCGTGGCCGGCGGCGGGATCAGCTGGCCCAGCCCGTCGAGCACCTCGATCGGCGCGAAGGTCGCCGCCTGGACGTCGCCGGACACGCCTTCGCTCAGCGCCGTCACCCGCCGCAGCATGTCCACGAACAGGCCGGACAGCGCCAGGTTCGACCAGTCGGAATTGGCCGTGGTGTGGACCAGCACGATCCGCCCCTCCTCGCGCTCCTCCGCGGTGACCAGCGGGGTGCCGTCGGCCAGCCTTGCCCAGGTCTTCTCGGCGAGGTCGATGGACGGCTCGGCCAGGACCTGGCGGTCCACGACGACGTCGGGCGGAACGGGCAGGCCGGCGAAGGGACTGGCGGGCGGGAAGGGCGCCAGCCGCGCCGGCTCCGACCAGGACAGCGCGCCGCCCAGCGTCCTGTCGCCCAGGCGGAGGCGCACCGGCACCAGCTGGTCGGTATGCTGGGCGAGACGCGGCCCGGCGAAGCGGACCAGCACCCCGCCGCGCTCCACCCAGGATTCGACGGCCTGCGCCTCGGTCTCGGTCAGGGCGCCGATGTCGGCCAGGATCAGCACCGACAGGTCGCGGCCCATCAGGTCCAGGACGCTGCCCCGGCGGATCTCGCTGAACGGGGCGAGCGCCCGCTCCAGGTAATAGAGATCGCTCAGCAGCGGCTGGTTCTCGCCCTCCGGCCGTCCGGACACCAGGCCGACCGGGCGGCGGCGCCAGCGCTCGTCCAGCAGGACGGTCGCCCCGGCGGTCGCCTCTCCCTCGATCGCCAGCCGGGTCACCTCGTTGCGCAGCTCCACGGGGAGGGAGAGCGGGACCTCCAGGCTGTCCGAACCGGGCGCGAAGGTCGCTTCCTGGCGCGCCAGCAGCCGCCCGTCGGCGGCGGTCGCGCGGATGGTGACGGGGGACGGCAGGGTCGTGTCGGCCCGCCGCACCCGGGCCACCAGGTCGTTGCCCTCGACGCTGGGCGGCAGCAGCAGGTTGGGCAGGCGGTCGGCGCCGTTCATCAGCACCTCGGCCCCGCCCAGTTGCTGGAGCCTCTGGGCCAGCGGCAAGGCCGCCGCGTCGGCCAGCCCGTCCGACAGCCAGACGGTGTGGGCGGAGCCCGCCACCTGAAGGCCGCGAAGCGCTTCCAGCACGGAGGCCCGGTCGGTCGGCCAGGGCCGGGGAGCCAGCGACTGGGTCAGCCGCCGGGCGTCCGCCGGCCGGAGCAGGGTGCTGGGCTGCGGCTTCTCGCCGGAGGCGGACGGCGCGGTCGCCACCACGATCAGGTCGCGGCCGTTCCGCTCCGCCTGGTCGACCAGATCGGCCATGGTGCGCTGGCGCGCCTGCCAGTCGCGGGCGGCACCCCAGCCGTTGTCCACCACCAGGATGATCGGGCCGCTTCCCGGCAGCCCGGCGCGCGGGTTCAGCAGCGGCTGGGCGAGCGCCAGGATCACCAGCGCCGCCAGCACCATCCGCATGATCAGCAGCCAGAGCGGCGTGCGTGCGGGGGTCTCCTCCCGCGCCACCAGGTCGCGCAGCAGGCGGATCGCCGGGAATTGCACGATCCGGGGGCTGGGAGGCGTCAGGCGCAGCAGCCACCACAGGACCGGAAGGACGATCAGGGCACCGAGTATCCAGGGTGCGGCGAAGGCTATCGGTCCCAGTCCCAGCATATGTTCAGCTCTTCAGTGCTAGGGCGATCGCCCCGTGAAGTGCAAGGAGCGCCGTCTGCGGCGGCCTGTCGGTCCGGTGCGTCGCGAAACTCCATCCGGCGGCGCGGGCCAGGGCGGCCAACCCGTCGCGGTGGGCCTCCAGCCGTTCCAGATAGGTCTGGCGGACCGCCTCGACCCGCGGGATCAGCAATTCCTCCTCGCCCTCCATGCCCTCGAACTCGATCCGGCCGGCGAACGGCAGCGTCTCTTCCGCCGGGTCGAGCACCTGGACCAGGTGGCCGCGCACGCCGCGGCCGCTGAACGACGCCACGGTCCGCTGGATTTCCGCCAGGGGCGACAGCAGGTCGCCGATCAGGACGGCCTGGGCGTGGCGGGGCAGGAGCGGCACCACGGGCAGCCCGTCCCTGGGCAACTGGCCCTCGACTAGGGTCATGGCAAGGCGGTTGAGCGTCACCTTGTTGCCCGAGGGCGGCAGGCCCGATCCCAGCAGGGCGAACCGTTCGCCGCCGCGCACCAGCAGGACGGCGAGCGCCAGCAGCAGCAGTTCGGCGCGCTCCTTCTTGGTCGGCAGGCCGGGGGAGGAGCGGTAGTCCATGGACGACGAGGCGTCGGTCCAGAGCCAGACGCTCTGCGCCGCCTCCCACTCGTTCTCGCGCACGAAGACCGGCTGCGATTTGCCCGACTGGCGCCAGTCGATCATCAGGGCGCTGTCGCCGACCTCGTACCGGCGGTACTGCCAGAAGGTCTCGCCGGTGCCGACCCGCCGCCGGCCGTGGACGCCCTGGGCGACGGTGGATGCGACCCGCTCGGCCGCCACCAGCAGGGGCGGCAGCCGCGACGCCAGCGCTTCCGACCTGTGCTGCGCCCGCAACGCGGTCGCCGCGAGGTCGGGCTTGCCCATCCTGTCGCGCGCCATCTCCGGCTACCGCAGCGGGGCGCAGAGGCGGTCGATCACGTCGTCGAGCGTGATGCCGTCGGCACGCGCCGCGAAATTGAGCGCCATGCGGTGCTTCAGCACCGGCTTGGCCAGGGCCAGCACGTCGTCGAGCGAGGGCGCCAGCCGTCCGTCGAGCACCGCGCGGGCGCGGGCCGCCAGCATCAGCGCCTGGCTGGCGCGCGGTCCCGGCCCCCAGGCCACGTGGTTGCGGATCTCCTCCAGCTCACTGGTTTCCGGCCGGCCGGAACGGACCAGCCCCAGGATGCCCTCGACCACGCTTTCGCCGACCGGGATGCGGCGGACCAGCCGCTGGGCCGCCATCAGGTCCGCCGGGTTCAGGACGGCGACCGCGGCCTCGTCCTCCGTCCCGGTGGTGGCGATCAGCATGCGCCGCTCGGCGTCGTAGTCGGGATATGTGACGTCCACCTGCATCAGGAAGCGGTCGAGCTGCGCTTCCGGCAGGGGATACGTGCCTTCCTGCTCCAACGGGTTCTGGGTCGCCAGGACGTGGAACGGCTGGGGCAGGGGATGATAGTGGCCGGCGACCGAAACCCGGCGCTCCTGCATCGCCTGGAGCAGGGCAGACTGGGTCCGCGGGCTGGCGCGGTTGATCTCGTCCGCCATCAGGAGCTGGCAGAA
This Skermanella mucosa DNA region includes the following protein-coding sequences:
- a CDS encoding DUF4159 domain-containing protein; this encodes MLGLGPIAFAAPWILGALIVLPVLWWLLRLTPPSPRIVQFPAIRLLRDLVAREETPARTPLWLLIMRMVLAALVILALAQPLLNPRAGLPGSGPIILVVDNGWGAARDWQARQRTMADLVDQAERNGRDLIVVATAPSASGEKPQPSTLLRPADARRLTQSLAPRPWPTDRASVLEALRGLQVAGSAHTVWLSDGLADAAALPLAQRLQQLGGAEVLMNGADRLPNLLLPPSVEGNDLVARVRRADTTLPSPVTIRATAADGRLLARQEATFAPGSDSLEVPLSLPVELRNEVTRLAIEGEATAGATVLLDERWRRRPVGLVSGRPEGENQPLLSDLYYLERALAPFSEIRRGSVLDLMGRDLSVLILADIGALTETEAQAVESWVERGGVLVRFAGPRLAQHTDQLVPVRLRLGDRTLGGALSWSEPARLAPFPPASPFAGLPVPPDVVVDRQVLAEPSIDLAEKTWARLADGTPLVTAEEREEGRIVLVHTTANSDWSNLALSGLFVDMLRRVTALSEGVSGDVQAATFAPIEVLDGLGQLIPPPATVFPIAGDAFRPETLGPRHPPGFYGTEEARRALNLTSLVTAVEPLRRLPAGVAQGTYAARGEIDLKPWLLGAAMALAIIDLFVALVLRGLLGNIRFGRRRRAAAAASAVLLAAGLLAAGPGPARASDEFAVKASGETYLAYVVTGDRVVDDTTRAGLEGLSEILNRRTAVETAGAMAVNLEQDELAFFPLIYWAISPSQPDLSDSARLRLNEFLRNGGTILFDTRDRQYGPGSALTGGGPGAQRLRQLVDGLDVPALAPVPPEHVLTKAFYLLQDFPGRFGGGDVWVEAQEGRHNDGVSSVIIGSADWAGAWAVDEAGRPLNAVVPGGERQREMAYRFGVNLMMYALTGNYKADQVHVPAILERLGQ
- a CDS encoding DUF58 domain-containing protein, encoding MARDRMGKPDLAATALRAQHRSEALASRLPPLLVAAERVASTVAQGVHGRRRVGTGETFWQYRRYEVGDSALMIDWRQSGKSQPVFVRENEWEAAQSVWLWTDASSSMDYRSSPGLPTKKERAELLLLALAVLLVRGGERFALLGSGLPPSGNKVTLNRLAMTLVEGQLPRDGLPVVPLLPRHAQAVLIGDLLSPLAEIQRTVASFSGRGVRGHLVQVLDPAEETLPFAGRIEFEGMEGEEELLIPRVEAVRQTYLERLEAHRDGLAALARAAGWSFATHRTDRPPQTALLALHGAIALALKS
- a CDS encoding AAA family ATPase, producing the protein MRHGSAGIENPAQLLAEVETLGGRLSMVRDRIGRVIFGQQDVVDLTLITLLAGGHVLLIGVPGLAKTRLVETLGIVLGLDDKRVQCTPDLMPADILGSEVLEEDETGRRSFRFIPGPVFCQLLMADEINRASPRTQSALLQAMQERRVSVAGHYHPLPQPFHVLATQNPLEQEGTYPLPEAQLDRFLMQVDVTYPDYDAERRMLIATTGTEDEAAVAVLNPADLMAAQRLVRRIPVGESVVEGILGLVRSGRPETSELEEIRNHVAWGPGPRASQALMLAARARAVLDGRLAPSLDDVLALAKPVLKHRMALNFAARADGITLDDVIDRLCAPLR